A region of the Lysobacter sp. K5869 genome:
GCAACCCGACCGCGTTCGCGCTGATCGTGGCGCTATCGGCGTCGAACAACTTCATGACCGCGTCGAATCCGGTGATCTCGATGATCACCGGGCCGGCGGGCTACAGCGGCAAGGAGCTGTGGAAGATCGGCGGGCCTTTGTCGTTGATCTACACCGTGGTGACGGTGTTGATGATCAATGTGTTGTTCTGGGGCAAATAACGCGCCGTCATACCGCTTCGGCCGCCGAAGCCCAGCCGCTCGGATAACCCACCCGCCCCCGCGCGCGCACCTGGCTACCTGTAGGAGCGGCGCAAGCCGCGACCGCGCAAACGAACAGCCCGCGCAAGCACGAGGCGCGAAACGCCTTCCGCCGGAAAACAGATCGGATGGATCGACGCGACATCCAGCGTCCGTCGGCGACCGATTCCCGCGGTCGCGACTCGCGTCGCTCCTACAGGTAGCCCAGGCGAGTCGCATCGCACGGCCGCCCCCTGTAGGAGCGGCGCAAGCCGCGACCGCGAAAACGACTGGCCTGCGCAGGCACGAAGCGTGAAACGCGCTTCCGCCAGAAAACAAGTCGGAGGGATCAACGCGACATCCAGCGTCCGTCGGCGACCGATTCCCGCGGTCGCGGCTCACGCCGCTCCTACAGGCAGTCCAGACGCGTCGCGAACGACCCGCGCGGCTTACGCCAACCAAACCCCGCCATCGCGCACCGCCACCGCCACCGCGCGCAAGGATTCGCCGCGACACGGCCCGGCCACGCATTCGCCGCCACCCAGCTCGAAGCTGGCGCCGTGCGCGGCGCACACCAGCAGCCCGTCCTTGCTCTTGAGAAATTGCCCGGGAGCCCAATCCAGTCGGCGTCCGGCGTGCGGGCAGATGTTGAGCCAGGCGCGCACGGCGTCGCCGTCGCGGTAGAGCAGCAAGGATTCGGCGTCGCCGTCGAGGGTCGCCTCGACCTCGGCGAAACCGCCGTCGGACAAGTGCTCCAAAGCGATCAAAGGTTCACCGCCGGAGGCGTCGCCGCCGGACGGGTTTAACGAAGTTCTCACACTATCGTTCATGCCTGGAACGATACTCGACTGTCCGGCCCAAGCCGCATTGTCTCACGACGACCGAAAATGTTCGCCCAGACCTTCCGATTCGCCGATCAACGTTCGCAATGGAATGCGTTCCAGTCGCGCGTGCGCAGCGCTTTCGAGCCGCGCAAGCCGCGTCACCGCTTCCTGCGCTTCGTCTTGGGCGTGATCGGCCTGGGCCTGCTCGCGCTGCTGGTGTTCTTCAGCGTGTTCGTCGGCGCGGCGATGATCGCGGTGGGACTGGCGTTCAAGCTATGGCAGCGCCGTGGCAAACCGATGACGGCGCGGGCCAAGGGCCGCGCCGATGTGGTCGAGGGCGAGTTCCGCGTGGTCGCGCCGCAGGCGCTGCCGGGCCAGCGTTCCGATTCGGCCCGCTGAACGCATGAGCGACGTCGTCGCGGCCGCGCCGGCCACCCGCATCCCCGTCCGCGGCCAGGGTCTGGCCGCCGATGCCGCGTTCCCGGTCCACCGCGTCTACTGCGTCGGCCGCAACTTCGCCGACCACGCCCGCGAGATGGGCGCGGCGGTGCCGGCCTCGGCCGTCGACCGCGGCCGTCCGACCTTCTTCCTCAAGCCGACCGATTCGCTGGAAACCGGCGAAGCCGTGCCCTACCCGCCCGGCACCGACGACCTGCACCACGAGGTCGAACTGGTGGTCGCGCTCGGCAGCGACGCGCCGGCCGGCCCGCTCGCGGTCGAAGACGCGCAGGCGCTGGTCTACGGCTACGCCGTCGGCCTCGACCTGACCCGCCGCGACCTGCAAGCCCAGGCCAAGGCCAAAGGGCTGCCCTGGGACACCGGCAAGTCCTTCGACCACGCCGCGCCGATCAGCGCGATCGTGCCGGCGGCCGAAGTCGGCGAACTCGGCGCGCGCGCGCTGACCCTGGAGGTCAACGGCGAGCCGCGTCAACGCAGCACGCTCGACAACCTGATCTGGAACGTGCCCGAAGTCCTGCACGAACTCTCGCTGCTGTACGCGCTGCGCGCCGGCGACCTGATCTACATGGGCACCCCCGCCGGCGTCGCCGCGCTGCGGCCGGGCGACCGCTACCGCGCCGCGCTGGAAGGCGTGGCCGAACTGCACGGACACATCACCCCGCCCCGGCTATAGTCCGGCCCCGGCGCCCGCCCTCCAACCTCGAGCCGGCGCCGTTCACCGTCCTTCAGTCGTCACCCTGGGAGAGCATGCGATGGGCATGATCAGCGAGTTCAAAGAGTTCATTGCGCGCGGCAACGTGGTCGATCTGGCCGTCGGCGTGGTCATCGGCGCCGCGTTCGGCAAGATCGTCACCGCCTTGGTCGACGGCATCGTGATGCCGACCATCGGCTACGTCACCGGCGGGGTCAGCGTCAGCGATTGGAAGTACGTGCTCAAGCCCTCGCAGCTCGACGCGGCGGGCAAGGAAGTGGCGGCGGAAGTGGCGGTCAAGTACGGCGCCTTCCTGCAGACCGCGATCGATTTCATCCTGATCGCCTTCGTGATCTTCATCTTCCTCAAGGCCTACAACAAGGTGCGCCAGCCCGCCGACGCCGCGCCGGCGGCGACGCCGGAAGACGTGCTGCTGCTGCGCGAGATCCGCGATTCGCTGAAGAAGTGATCCTTACGCCCGCGAGGGCGCGCAGACGAAACAGGCCGCGCTCGTCGCGGCCTTTTTCGTGCGCCCGCGGCGAGCGTCCGCGCGGCGCGCGGCCCTCCCGGCGCCGGGCGGACCGGATCGAACGCCCCGCGAAAGCGCACAAACGGCAAAGCCGGCCCGCCGCCACAAACCCGGCGACAGCCAGCGACAAAAACGGCTCAAGTCCAATGTGACTTTCCTCAGATAGCGGCCGCCGTCGCGATTGCTAAGCTCGCCGTTTCGCCTAGCCGCGCGACCTTCCGAGCGGCCGGCCAGCACGAGGAGAGTGGGATGCGCGCACCGCTGTGGGCAGCGATGGCTGCCGTGTTGTTGACGGGTTCGATCGCGGGCTTCGATGCCGCGGCCGCCCAGCGCGAGACGCGCATTCCGCAAGCCGCCGTCGACGCCGCGGGCGAACTGCGCGAGCGAGCGCTGGCCAGCGACCTGGGCTTCAAGATCACCGAATCGCTGACCACCGAAGTCGGCCCGCGTCTGGCCGGCAGCGAGGCCGATGCGCGCGCGGTGGCGTGGGCGCAGGCCAAGTTCCGCGAACTGGGCTTCGACAAGGTCTGGACCGAGCCGGTCACCTTCCCGAAGTGGGAGCGCCGCAGCGAACACGCCGAAGTGCTCGGCGCCAGCGCCCAGCCGCTGCGCCTGACCGCGCTCGGCGGCAGCCCGGGCGGCACGGTCGAGGGCGAGGTCGTGCGCTTCGCCGATCTGGCCGCGCTGGAAGCGGTGCCGGCCGGTTCGTTGGCCGGCAAGATCGCCTTCATCGATTTCGCCATGCCGCGCGCCAAAGACGGCGCCGGCTACGGCCCGGGCGGACGCGTGCGCAGCCGCGGCCCGTCGGCGGCGATCCGCGCCGGCGCGGCAGGGTTCCTGATGCGTTCGGCCGGCACCGACTCGCACCGCATGCCGCACACCGGCATCACCCGCTTCGACGACGGCTTGAAGCCGATTCCCTCGGCCGCGCTGTCGGCGCCCGACGCCGAGCAGCTCTCGCGCCTGGCCGCGCGCGGCGCGACCCGCGTGCGCGTGGCCTTGGATTGCGGCTGGGACGGTCAAGCGACCTCGTACAACGTGATCGGCGAGATCCGCGGCAAGAGCAAGCCGGAGGAAGTCGTGATCATCGGCGGCCACCTGGATTCCTGGGATCAGGGCACCGGCGCGATCGACGACGGCGCCGGCGTCGGCCTGACCATGGCCGCGGCCAAGCTGATCGGCCAGAGCAAGCTGCGCCCGGCGCGCAGCGTGCGGGTGATCGCGTTCGCCAACGAAGAGCAAGGCTTGTACGGCGGCCGCGCGTACGCGGCCAAGCACGTCGCCGACGTGCGCAAGCATCAGATCGGCGCGGAAAGCGACTTCGGCGCCGGCCGCATCTACGCCTATTCCAGCTCCGCGCCGGACTACGCCAAGAACGCCGACAAGCAGATCGCCGACGCGCTGGCGCCGCTGGGCATCGAGTACACGCCCGGCAAGGGCGGCCCGGGCCCGGACATCGGCCCGTTCGCTGCGCAAGGCCTGGCCTGGGCGCGACTGGCGCAGGACGGCACCGACTACTTCGACTACCACCACACGCCCGACGACACGCTCGACAAAATCGATCCGAAGGCGCTGGCGCAGAACGTCGCGGCGTACGCGGTGTTCGCCTATCTAGCGGCGTCGGCGGACGGCGATTTCGGCAGCGCGCCGAAGCAGGTCACGCCGCCGGAGGAGTGAGGTTCGCGGTGATTCGGCGAGGCCGCCGGGTTGCGGCGGCTTCGCGGTTTCGTGCGGATGAGGCCCTGGGTTCCCGCGTCCGCGGGGACGGCGGCAGGCGGGTTTCGATGTTTCGCTCCGAACGGTCATCCTCGCAAAGGCGGGGATTTGCAGAGTTCGGAGTCATGTCGCGGTAAAGCCCTGGATGCCCGCTTTTGCGGGCATGACGGTGGATAGGCTTCAGCGCGTCTCTTCAGGACGTCATCCCCGCGAAAGCGCGGATCCAAAGACTTCAGCGCCATCCCTCGATAAAACCCTCAATGCCCGCCTTCGCGGGCACGAGGCGAGCGGATTCCGCGCGACGCGCAACGCGCCGCGCGCACCCTCGTGAACGCCGCGCATCGGCGCTTCGCGTCGAAACCGTAAACGCCCTCACGCTTTGCGCCGTCGCGCCTGCCCTGTCGGCGCGCCGATTTGCGTTAGTTCGGAAACAGCGCGCCGTCCGGCCCGCGTTCTTGGATCCGCACCGACGATGACCGATGCCCGCGACGCCGCCGCGACTGCCGCCCACGCCTCCCACGAGGACGGCGAATGCGATCCGCGCGCGGCCGCGGCGGCTTCGCCCGAGCGCGCGCTGCAAGCGCTGTGGCGCGAATTGCGCCGCGCCACGCTCACGCTCGGCGAACAGGCGCTGGCGCAGCAGAGCGAAGCGGCGTTGCGCGCCGACGCGGTCCTCGCCGTCGGCGTGACCCGACTGAAAGCCCACTTGTCCGCGGCCGGCGACGACGGCCCCTACGCAACCGAGGCGACCATGACCGAAAGCACCGACAACGACGAACCCTCCGCCGCGGCCCACGCGAATCCCTCTGCGAACGCCGGTGCGAAGCCGGGCGCGAATCCCGGCCCTAATCCCGGCGCCAACGGCAGCGCCGCTCCCGGCGCCGCGCCGCTGGAGCCGGAGCAATTGCTGGAGCGCCTGCGCGCCGCGCTCGCCGGCCACGGCGGCGAGCCGTATCAGTACGGCGGCATCAATCAGCAGGTCGAATCGGCGTTCAAGCTATCCAACGAGGCCTTGCTCGGCGCCGCCGGCGAATTCGCCTACGGCCACCGCGCCGCCACCGACGCGTTCGCGGCGGGCCTGCGCAAGATCTCCGACGCGCAGCACCGGCAGAACCTGCAGACCCTGCAAGCGGCGGCGCTGGCGGTCTGCCTGGACGCGATGCTCAAGCAGCCGGACCAAGCCGAGGAATACGCGGGGTTGCTGGAGGCGATCAAGCACGTGGTTTGAAGCAGAAGCTGGGAATGGGGAATGGGGAATGGGGAATGGCAGGAACGCAGTGCCGCGCAAAGCCGCGCGAGGCCGCATCTTCCATTCCCCGTTTCGTTTATTCCCGATCGCTCGAGCAGGGACACAGCGAACGGGAAGAACGCCGAGCCGCGAAAGAATCGCGCGAGGCCGCTTTTTCCATTCCCTAGTCCGCGTTCCGCTTTTCCCGCACCTCAGCGCTTCGCCCGCCACGCCGCCAGCAACACCGCGGTCGCCGCCGCGACGTTGAGGCTTTCGACCCGCCCGGTGCCCGGAATCGACAAGCGCCGGTCGCAGGCCGCGGCCAGTTCGCGGTCCATGCCCTCGCCTTCGGCGCCGAGCACGTAGATCAAACGCTGCGGCAAGGGCGCAGCGAACACGTTCTCGCCGCCGTCGACCACGGTCGCCGCCAACTCGAAACCGGCGCCGCGCAATTGCGCGACGGCGTTGTCGCTGCGGCCCAGACGCACCATCGGCACCGCCTCGGCGCCGCCCTCGGCCACGCGCGCGGCGGCGCCGGACAAGGCCAGGGTCGAATCCTTCGGCAACAGCACCGCGCTGACGCCGAAGTGCGCGGCCGAACGCAGGATCGCGCCGAGGTTGTGCGGGTTGCCGACGCCGTCGAGCCACAGCGCCAGCTGCGGCCCCGCCGGCAGATCGCGCAGCCAGGTCGACAGCGGCGCGGGTTCCTCGCGCAGCACTTCGGCCACCACGCCTTCGTGATGGCCGCTGGCGGCGAGCTTGTCCAGGTCTTGGGTCTCGACCACGCGATAGCCGACCCGGTTGGCCACGCACCAGGCCAGCATCGGCTGCAATTGCGGAATCCGCGGCGCGTCCAGATACAGCTTGCGCAGCGCTTGCGGCCGCCGCGCGAACACCGCGCGCACCGCGTTCAAACCGTACAGGCGGATCTCGGCGTCGCGGCGGGCGCGCTGCGGATGCGGCGCGCCCTGGCCTCGGTCGCCCTGATCGTCGTCTTCGTCGTGACGGCGGTGGCCGCGCTCGTGCCGTTCGTGGCGGCCGTCGCGCAGGCGCTGTTCGTGTTCGCCCTCGTCGTGGCGCGAACGCTGATCGCGGCGTTGATCGCGCGAGTGCGGATGGTGCGAGCCGCCGCGCTCGCGCCACGGCCCCTCGCCTTCGCCGCGGCCGCCGGCCGGGCCGGCGGGACCGGCGCGGCCAGCGGGACCGGCCGGGCCATGGGAACCGCCCGGACCGCTGGCGCCGCCATACGGATTGCGCGGGCCGCGCGGGGGATCGTCACGTCGCATCTTGCAGGCTCCTTCTCACCTTCGCGAACACTCGCAGGTCGTGGACGCGGCCGTGTTTGTACACGGCGCAGCGCTGCACGCCCTCTTCTTCGAAACCGTTCTTCAACAACACCCGCGCCGACGCCGGATTGGTGTCCAGCACCGTCGCGTGCAACCGATACAAAGCCAGATGCCGCATCGCCCACGGCGCGAACGCAGCGACCACGCGGGTCATCAGGCCGACGCCCCACAGCGGGCGGCCGAGCCAGTAGCCGAACTCCGCGCCGTGCGCGCGCTCGCCGCGGCCCGGATGCGCGCCGATCCCGCCGACCGCGCGGCCGCCGACCTCGATGGCGAACACCGGGTGATCGAAATCGACCACTTGGCCTTCGAGGAAACGCTCGCCGTCCTGGCGCGTGTACGGATACGGAAACCGGTCGCTGAGCCCGCGCGAGACGTCGGCGTCGTTGGCGTAGACGACCAGGCTGTCGAGATCCTCGCGCGACCACGGGCGCAGCAGGAATTCCTCGCCTCGCGGCAACGGAACGGGGGCGGGGGCGGCGTTCATGCGCGTAGCCTAATTTCGCCGCCGCCGCGCTGCAAACGGCCGGCCGGCGGCCGGCGGTACCGGCGCCGGCGCGGCCGATCCGGATGCCTCGCGCGGCGCTCCCAGCGCGGCGGCGGTCGACGCCGTCCGGCCCCCCGAAGGTCTCGTTTCCGACGGTAGGAGCGGCGTAAGCCGCGACCGCGACAACGCGGCTACGACGAAACCAGCAGCGCGGCCGCGTTGTCGCGGTCGCGGCTTACGCCGCTCCTACGCGACACGCGAGCCGGCGAGCGCGGCTAAGCGTGCCCGCCGACCTGCGGCGTTTCCTCTTCCAATCGCTCCAGTTCCTGCGCCACCGCCTCCGGCGACTTAGTGAAGCGCGCCAGCAGCACATAGAACGCCGGCACGATGAACAGCGACAGGAGGGTCGAGAACGACACGCCGAAGATCACCACGATGCCGATGGTCGCGCGACTGGCCGAGCCCGGGCCGCCGGCCAGCACCAGCGGCACCGCGCCGACCACGGTGGCGATCGAGGTCATCAGGATCGGGCGCAGGCGCACCGCCGAGGATTCGACGATGGCCTGATGGATGCTGCGGCCTTCGTCGCGCAACTGATTGGCGAATTCGACGATCAGGATGCCGTTCTTCGCCGCCAAGCCCACCAGCATCACGATGCCGATCTGGCTGAACAAATTCAGCGTGCCGCCGGTCATCCACAGGCCGAGCAAGGCGCCGAGCACGCCCAGCGGCACGGTCAGCATGATGACGAAGGGGTGGATGAAGCTCTCGAACTGCGCGGCCAGCACCAGATACACCACCAGCAGCGCCAGGGTGAAGGTCATCAGCACCGCGCCGCCGGCCTTCTGGTATTCGCGCGATTCGCCCTTCCAGTCGATCTGGGCGTGGTCGGGCAGTTCCTCGGCCACCACTTGGTTGAGCCAGGCCACCGCCTCGCCCATGGTGTAGCCCGGCGCGAGGCCGGCGCTGACGGTGATCGAGCGCAGGCGGTTGAAGCGGTTGAGGCTGCCGGCCTCGGCCAGTTCCTTGAGCGTGACCAGATTCGACAGCGGCACCAGCGCGCCGTCGCGCGCGCGCACCTGGATCGCGGCCAGATCGGCCGGCGAGGCGCGCAGCTCACGGTCGGCCTGCACCATCACGTCGTACTCCTCGCCGTTCTGCACGAAGGTGGTGACGCGGCGCGAGCCCATCAGGGTTTCCAGCGCGTGGCCGATGTCGGTGACGCTGACGCCGAGGTCGGCGGCGCGCTGGCGGTCGATCTCCACGCGCATCTGCGGCCGGGTTTCCTTGTAGTCCGAATCGGCGGAGAACAAGCCCTTGTTCTGCTCGATCCGGGCCAGGATGCGGTCGCGCCATTGCGCCAGTTCGGCGTATTCGGGGCCGCCGAGCACGATCTGCACCGGCTGCCCGCGCGTGCGCACCAGCCCGCCGCCGACCTGCGGCATCGCGCGCACGCCGGTGAGCTGGCTGAGTTCGCCGCGCAGGCTGTCGGCGACCTGCGCGGTGCTCTTCTCGCGCTTGTCCCAATCCTGCAGGAACACCGCGATGCGGCCGGTGTGCATCTCCTCGCTGGCGCCGAAGCCGCCGGGCACGCGCGGGTTGTAGCGCTGGATGGTCTCGTTCGGGCCGGTGTGCGCGGCGACGATCTTCTCGACCTGCTGCACCTGCTTGACCGTGTAGTCGTAGCCCGCGCCTTCCGGGCCGAGGATGGAAATCTGGAACGAGCCGCGATCCTCCTGCGGCGCCAGCTCCGACGGCACCAACTTGAACAGGCCGAAGCTCAGCGCCAGCGACGCCAGCATCAGCGCGCCGAACAGCCACGGCCGTTCGACCGAACGGTCGAGCAGGCGCTTATAGCCCTGGCTCAGCGCGTCCAGGCGGGCGTTGATCCAGCGGTTGACCGGGTTGGATTTTTCCTGCGTGTGCGGACGCACGAACTTCGACGACATCATCGGCGTCAGGGTCAGCGCCACGAACGCCGACAGCGCCACCGCGCCGGCCAGCGCCACCGACAGCTCGCGGAACAAACGCCCGGTGTTGCCTTCCATGAAGCCCACCGGCAGGAACACCGCCACCAGCACCGCAGTGGTGGCGATCACCGCGAAGGCGACCTGCTTGGTGCCGCGCGCGGCCGCGACCAGCGCCGGCTCGCCGAGGTCGGCGCGGCGCTGGATGTTCTCCAGCACCACGATCGCGTCGTCCACCACCAGGCCGATGCACAGCACCAGCGCGAGCAAGGTCAGCAGGTTGATCGAGAAGCCGAACGCGTACAGCGGAATGAACGCGGCGATCAGGCACACCGGCACCGTCACCGCCGGGATCAGCGCGGCGCGGAAGCTGCCGAGGAACAGCCAGATCACGATCAGCACCAGGACGATGGCTTCGATCAGCGTGTGATAGACGCGCTCGACCGCCGATTCGATGAAGACCGTGGTGTCGAAGGCGACGAAGATGTCGGTGCCTTCGGGCAGGGTCGGGCGGATCTTGTCGGCTTCCGCGCGCACTGCGCGGGCGACGTCGAGGCTGTTGGCGGTCGAGGTCTTGACGATGCCCAAGCCGATGTTCGGCTCGCCGTTGCTGCGGTAGTAGGCGCGGCGCTCGGCCGATTGCAGTTCGATCTTGGCCACGTCGCCCAAGCGCACCACGTAGCCGTCGGCGCCCTTCTTCAGCGGGATCTGGGCGAAGTCGGCCGGCTTTTGGTAGCTGCGCGCCACGCGCAGGGTGAAGTCGCGCGATTGCGATTCGATCCGCCCGGCCGGCAGCTCGACGTTCTCCGAGCGCAGCGCGTTCTCGACTTCGTTGACGGTGATGCCGCGCGCGGCCAGCGCGTCCTGGTTGAGCCAGATGCGCATGGCGTAACGCTGCTGGCCGCCGATGCGGACCTGGGCGACGCCGTCGACCGAGGACAGACGGTCGACGATGTAGCGGTCGGCGTAATCCGACAACTGCAGCGTGTCCATCTTCTTCGAGCTCATGTTGAGCCACAGCACCGGGTCGGCGTCGCTCTCGACCTTCTCCACTTCCGGCGGATCGGCCTCGTCGGGCATGCGGTCCATGACCCGGCTGACCGCGTCGCGCACGTCGTTGGCGGCGGCCTCGATGTCGCGCTGCAAGGTGAATTCGATGCTGACCGAGGCGCGGCCGTTGACGCTGCGCGATTCGATGGTCTCGATGCCCTCGATCCCGGCCAGCGCGTCTTCCAGCACCTGGGTGATGCGGGTTTCCACCACCGCCGCCGAGGCGCCGGGATAGGTCACGTCGACCGAGACGATGGGCGGATCGATCGCCGGCAGTTCGCGCAACGTCAGGCGCGAGAACGCCATGACGCCGAGCACGATCAGCAACAGGCTCATGACCGTGGCGAACACCGGCCGGCGGATGGAAACGTCGGACAGCTTCATCGGCGCGGGGTCCCGTCGCCGCCGCGGCGCGTCGGCGCGCCGCGCTTGGCCGGGACGTAGACCGGCGCGCGGCCGCTTCCGTCGCGCGTCGGGCCGCCCTCGTTCGGCTGGACCGCCGGCACCACGGCACGCAGCAATTTCAGCACCCGCGCCTTCAACGCCCGCGCCGCCTCAGCCATTGCGGCCGTCCTTGTGTGCATCCGTCGGCGCGCCGGCCTCGCGCGTCTGCGCGCCGGCCGCCTGCACCTTGCTGCCGGCGCGCAGCTTGCCGGTGCCGTCGACGACGATGGTGTCGCCGATCTTCAAGCCGTCGGTGATTTCCGCCAGCCCTTCGCGGCGCGAGCCGACCTGCACGTCGGCGCGCTCGACCGTGGCGTCGGGCTTGAGCCGGTAGACGTAAGCGTCGGCGCCGACCTGCACCACCGAAATCTCCGGCACCAGCAGCGCCTGCCGCTCGGGCTGCAACAGCGTCACCTGCACCAGCATGCCCGGGCGCAGCAGATGGCCGGGGTTGGGGAAATCGGCGCGCACGATCACCGCGCGCGTGGCCGGATCGACGCGCGCGTCGACCGTGCCGACTTCGCCCTCGAAACGCTTGCCGGCGTAAGCGGCGCTGGTGCCGCTCACGCGCTGGCCCTTGGCCACGCGCGCGAGCAGAGTTTCCGGCACCGGGAAATCGATGTAGACGCGCTCGGTGTCGTCGAGCGTGGCGATCGCCGTGCCCGGCGTCACCAGCGAGCCGGGGCTGACCTGGCGGATGCCGAGCACGCCGGCGAACGGCGCGCGCACCTGACGGTCGCCGATGTCGGCCTTCATCTGCTCGACCCGCGCGCGGGTCGTGTCGCGAGTGGCGCGCTGGGTGTCCAAGGCCGAACGCGCGATCAGCTGCTGCGCGGCGAGCTCGGTCTGGCGCTGATACAGCTGCTCGGCTTCCTTGGCCGCGGCCTCGGCCTGGGCCAGCGCGGCCTGCTGGGCCTTGCCGCTGAGGGTGACCAGCGACTGTCCGGCGGCGACGTGGTCGCCGCTGTCGAAATGCACGCTCTGCACGATCTCGCTGACCTTGGCGGTGACCGTGATCGACTCGCGCGCCTTGACGTTGCCCAGCGCCTGCACGGTGTCGTTCCAGGCGCGCAGATGCACCTGTTCGGTCGTCACCGGCGTCGGCCGGTCGCCTTGTCCGCCGCCGGGACCGCCGCCGCCATGCCCGGCCTGCGGCTGGCCGCCTTTGCCGCAGGCCGCCAGGGCCAGGGCGAGCGCGAGGAAACAGCCGGTACGAAGGGCGGAACGTGGTCGCATGCGGTTCTCTGAACGGGGCGGGCCCGAAGGCGATGGCGCGGATCGGAGCGGCGTCCCTCTCCCTAAGGGGCGCCGCGCGGGCCGTCCGGGCGGACGGCGAAGCCGCGCGATTCTAGCGGTCGCGTATGAACGTGCGCGTGGGCCATTGGTTGACCGCCGTCACCCCAAATTCGGCAAAGCCGCGCGCCGCGGTGTTGCCGCGCCGCAACGGCCGCCGGCACGGTCGCGGTGCGCGGCCGGGGGCATACTCCAGACTTCCCCCTCGGAGCCGTCCGCCATGATCTACGACAGCATCCTGCAGACCATCGGCCGCACCCCGGTGGTGCGCCTGCACCGGCTCGCGCCGGGCCACGTCACCCTCTACGCCAAGGTCGAGGCGTTCAATCCGGGCGGCTCGGTCAAGGACCGGCTGGCGCTGGCGATCGTCCTCGACGCCGAGGCGCGCGGCCAGCTCAAGCCCGGCGACACCGTGATCGAAGCGACCTCGGGCAACACCGGCGTGGCTCTGGCGATGGTGTGCGCGGCGCGCGGCTACCGCTTCGTCGCGGTGATGACCGAAACCTTCTCGATCGAGCGGCGCAAGCTGATGCGCGCCTACGGCGCCAAGGTGATCCTGTCGCCGGCCGCCGAACGCGGCAGCGGCATGGTCCGGCGCGCGGCCGAACTGGCCGAGAAGCACGGCTGGTTCCTCGCCCACCAGTTCGAGAACCCGGCCAACCCCGCGTTCCACCGCAACACCACCGCCGCCGAGATCCTGCAGGACTTCGCCGGCCGCCGCCTCGACCACTTCGTCACCGGCTGGGGCACCGGCGGCACCCTCACCGGCGTGGCCGAGATGCTGCGCGTGGCGCGCCCGGAAGTGCGCATCACCGCCAGCGAACCCGCCGGCGCCGCGCTGCTCAGCGGCAAGCAATGGCAACCGCACAAGATCCAAGGCTGGACCCCGGACTTCATCCCCGCCGTGCTCAACCGCGACGCCGCGCACGAGGTCCTGCCCGTCGACGACGTCCTCGCCCGCGACACCGCGCGCCGCCTGGCCTCCGAGGAAGGCCTGTTCGTCGGCATTTCCGCCGGCGCGACGATGGCCGCGGCGTTGCAAGTCGCGCAGAACGCCGAACCCGGCGCGACGATCCTGGCGATGCTGCCGGACACCGGCGAGCGTTACCTCAGCACGTTCCTGTTCGAGGGCGTGAACGAAGGCAGCGACGACGAATGGTTGGCGTCGTTGGAGTGACGAAGTCGCCGTAGGAGCGGCGTGAGCCGCGATGAATCATCGGCTGCGATGGAGTTTCCGTCGTAGTCGAATTGTCGCGGTCGCAGCTCGCGCAGCTCCTACAGGATCTCCGGCCGGTTTCGTTTCCGACTGTAGGAGCTGCGCAAGCTGCGACCGCGAAAACGCAACAA
Encoded here:
- a CDS encoding Rieske 2Fe-2S domain-containing protein, encoding MIALEHLSDGGFAEVEATLDGDAESLLLYRDGDAVRAWLNICPHAGRRLDWAPGQFLKSKDGLLVCAAHGASFELGGGECVAGPCRGESLRAVAVAVRDGGVWLA
- a CDS encoding fumarylacetoacetate hydrolase family protein, encoding MSDVVAAAPATRIPVRGQGLAADAAFPVHRVYCVGRNFADHAREMGAAVPASAVDRGRPTFFLKPTDSLETGEAVPYPPGTDDLHHEVELVVALGSDAPAGPLAVEDAQALVYGYAVGLDLTRRDLQAQAKAKGLPWDTGKSFDHAAPISAIVPAAEVGELGARALTLEVNGEPRQRSTLDNLIWNVPEVLHELSLLYALRAGDLIYMGTPAGVAALRPGDRYRAALEGVAELHGHITPPRL
- the mscL gene encoding large-conductance mechanosensitive channel protein MscL → MGMISEFKEFIARGNVVDLAVGVVIGAAFGKIVTALVDGIVMPTIGYVTGGVSVSDWKYVLKPSQLDAAGKEVAAEVAVKYGAFLQTAIDFILIAFVIFIFLKAYNKVRQPADAAPAATPEDVLLLREIRDSLKK
- a CDS encoding M28 family peptidase — encoded protein: MAAVLLTGSIAGFDAAAAQRETRIPQAAVDAAGELRERALASDLGFKITESLTTEVGPRLAGSEADARAVAWAQAKFRELGFDKVWTEPVTFPKWERRSEHAEVLGASAQPLRLTALGGSPGGTVEGEVVRFADLAALEAVPAGSLAGKIAFIDFAMPRAKDGAGYGPGGRVRSRGPSAAIRAGAAGFLMRSAGTDSHRMPHTGITRFDDGLKPIPSAALSAPDAEQLSRLAARGATRVRVALDCGWDGQATSYNVIGEIRGKSKPEEVVIIGGHLDSWDQGTGAIDDGAGVGLTMAAAKLIGQSKLRPARSVRVIAFANEEQGLYGGRAYAAKHVADVRKHQIGAESDFGAGRIYAYSSSAPDYAKNADKQIADALAPLGIEYTPGKGGPGPDIGPFAAQGLAWARLAQDGTDYFDYHHTPDDTLDKIDPKALAQNVAAYAVFAYLAASADGDFGSAPKQVTPPEE
- a CDS encoding GNAT family protein, producing the protein MNAAPAPVPLPRGEEFLLRPWSREDLDSLVVYANDADVSRGLSDRFPYPYTRQDGERFLEGQVVDFDHPVFAIEVGGRAVGGIGAHPGRGERAHGAEFGYWLGRPLWGVGLMTRVVAAFAPWAMRHLALYRLHATVLDTNPASARVLLKNGFEEEGVQRCAVYKHGRVHDLRVFAKVRRSLQDAT
- a CDS encoding efflux RND transporter permease subunit; protein product: MKLSDVSIRRPVFATVMSLLLIVLGVMAFSRLTLRELPAIDPPIVSVDVTYPGASAAVVETRITQVLEDALAGIEGIETIESRSVNGRASVSIEFTLQRDIEAAANDVRDAVSRVMDRMPDEADPPEVEKVESDADPVLWLNMSSKKMDTLQLSDYADRYIVDRLSSVDGVAQVRIGGQQRYAMRIWLNQDALAARGITVNEVENALRSENVELPAGRIESQSRDFTLRVARSYQKPADFAQIPLKKGADGYVVRLGDVAKIELQSAERRAYYRSNGEPNIGLGIVKTSTANSLDVARAVRAEADKIRPTLPEGTDIFVAFDTTVFIESAVERVYHTLIEAIVLVLIVIWLFLGSFRAALIPAVTVPVCLIAAFIPLYAFGFSINLLTLLALVLCIGLVVDDAIVVLENIQRRADLGEPALVAAARGTKQVAFAVIATTAVLVAVFLPVGFMEGNTGRLFRELSVALAGAVALSAFVALTLTPMMSSKFVRPHTQEKSNPVNRWINARLDALSQGYKRLLDRSVERPWLFGALMLASLALSFGLFKLVPSELAPQEDRGSFQISILGPEGAGYDYTVKQVQQVEKIVAAHTGPNETIQRYNPRVPGGFGASEEMHTGRIAVFLQDWDKREKSTAQVADSLRGELSQLTGVRAMPQVGGGLVRTRGQPVQIVLGGPEYAELAQWRDRILARIEQNKGLFSADSDYKETRPQMRVEIDRQRAADLGVSVTDIGHALETLMGSRRVTTFVQNGEEYDVMVQADRELRASPADLAAIQVRARDGALVPLSNLVTLKELAEAGSLNRFNRLRSITVSAGLAPGYTMGEAVAWLNQVVAEELPDHAQIDWKGESREYQKAGGAVLMTFTLALLVVYLVLAAQFESFIHPFVIMLTVPLGVLGALLGLWMTGGTLNLFSQIGIVMLVGLAAKNGILIVEFANQLRDEGRSIHQAIVESSAVRLRPILMTSIATVVGAVPLVLAGGPGSASRATIGIVVIFGVSFSTLLSLFIVPAFYVLLARFTKSPEAVAQELERLEEETPQVGGHA